The proteins below come from a single Drosophila teissieri strain GT53w chromosome 3L, Prin_Dtei_1.1, whole genome shotgun sequence genomic window:
- the LOC122617488 gene encoding uncharacterized protein LOC122617488, whose protein sequence is MQEDECQQVIDRNLPQLVRLLLDSPIDDKKNDSGQEVEVDSATIEKCLSYARHHIADPDVVDCHPESVWVTMNHFLERYHSEHISEFGDTFNQLANVVLNHPICMNHRQQNLHWRLLDFVLSVNYKAFHSVRRNYQEMEQKRKNILEALTLATESSQVVLKDTKKCDFETNSIGGATKPTAEDQLTHKKKHKHKSPKGPKSPRTKVTFDPIQRLCDEIRELSSPVEIPLETVRPQIPKEPPAALDTLDLSYSMEPSLHKVEVKEKFAIKEAKMELELNLIQYEHSAETPALVEFFKNESNMLYRVQTNWWQVDVSVYNQPRILVINFNQGYADFLIFQLRELQASIRKVSEEHLLLSELIVLFFASVNCKNFTILNENLEIRTDEHCSALKHLQEGPHLGDIIKSLKQMRHLRKFIEPHAVKRIKCDRLETLTCFSVALRQLLRPVIEFLVHFERRLTKGIESATLQHFIETLRGPSERIKWLYELSQNHKEELPFMRSLRTLNTLLTKSLKKMKPKLLRSLSASLLLHSLQAYCQFLDSWWSTGDFTDSCEEFPFQKMLINERTEYVLRDSLIQTEELLKWELFHIIQRHVLDSSEAVAVLYDARTLSDFNSLHGIVQEQPLHNSLIDGVLKELVPYKIKAIEDSSYVPDILQQLQCTDHDAIRRLFYSFHMETRPDPRKSINHSIEELLRNFLACADYTPVSEIITQELKRLLHRRTLLANSYISGLVQEFQVNKVVKHLRSVFLLWNYEHFRSEFELLFEFLSRNQLMEATTKLKQIVVSQGSSLGHMFKVHLTEAHPEFIRLEVRRDVLLKRVISQQQIETMNSCFRLILDVNFSLYRLHHLPPFDYSKHERLFKALRSIQISLISALEEQLSHPCKLLRLMQDLDSYNAELDESTSLSELTRNQELFVLHVEKYLREEQFACNLPEILKLSRVFCHRWEKTRVLIDEYRSLKATNAFEGKYELLRLNYLLGTLRKCKAIGCLLGHF, encoded by the coding sequence atgcaagaGGACGAATGCCAGCAAGTCATAGACCGCAACTTGCCGCAGTTGGTAAGATTGCTGCTAGATTCGCCCATCGATGACAAGAAAAATGACAGTGGCCAAGAGGTTGAGGTGGACTCTGCCACCATCGAGAAATGCCTTTCTTATGCCAGACATCACATAGCGGATCCTGATGTTGTCGACTGCCACCCGGAGTCGGTGTGGGTTACCATGAACCACTTTCTGGAGCGCTATCACAGCGAACATATATCCGAATTCGGGGACACATTTAATCAGCTGGCCAATGTGGTACTGAATCATCCGATCTGTATGAACCACAGGCAGCAGAACCTCCACTGGCGACTGCTGGACTTCGTGCTCTCTGTGAACTACAAGGCCTTTCACTCCGTTCGTCGCAACTACCAAGAGATGGAGCAGAAGCGAAAGAACATCCTGGAGGCACTCACCTTGGCCACCGAAAGTTCGCAGGTCGTtcttaaagatacaaaaaagtGTGATTTCGAAACTAACTCTATAGGTGGTGCAACGAAACCAACAGCTGAAGATCAGCTTACCCACAAGaaaaagcacaagcacaagagTCCCAAGGGTCCCAAGAGTCCGAGGACAAAGGTTACTTTTGATCCCATCCAGCGCCTCTGTGATGAAATAAGAGAACTAAGTTCCCCGGTAGAAATTCCCTTGGAGACGGTACGACCACAGATACCGAAGGAACCACCTGCAGCACTGGACACCTTGGACCTCAGTTACTCTATGGAACCCAGTCTACACAAAGTGGAAGTAAAGGAAAAGTTCGCCATAAAAGAGGCCAAGATGGAGCTGGAATTGAATCTTATCCAGTATGAGCACTCCGCAGAGACACCCGCATTAGTTGAATTCTTTAAAAACGAAAGTAACATGCTCTACCGTGTTCAGACGAACTGGTGGCAAGTGGATGTTAGCGTGTACAATCAGCCGCGAATTCTGGTCATCAATTTCAACCAGGGATATGCtgactttttgatttttcagcTCCGGGAATTGCAAGCCTCGATACGAAAGGTGAGCGAGGAGCACCTGCTCTTAAGCGAACTGATTGTCCTGTTCTTTGCATCCGTGAATTGTAAAAACTTTACAATATTAAATGAGAATTTGGAGATACGAACTGACGAGCATTGTAGTGCACTTAAACATTTACAAGAAGGTCCTCACCTGGGCGATATTATTAAATCTCTAAAACAAATGCGTCATCTAAGGAAATTTATTGAACCGCATGCGGTGAAGAGAATCAAGTGTGATCGCTTGGAGACCCTTACTTGTTTCAGTGTAGCACTGCGGCAACTTCTTCGACCGGTGATAGAGTTCCTCGTTCATTTTGAGAGGCGATTAACAAAGGGTATTGAATCTGCCACCCTGCAGCACTTTATAGAGACATTAAGAGGTCCTTCAGAAAGGATAAAATGGCTTTATGAGCTCTCCCAGAACCATAAAGAAGAACTACCTTTTATGCGAAGTCTAAGAACTTTGAATACTCTTTTAACCAAAAGTTTAAAGAAAATGAAACCCAAATTGCTACGATCCTTGAGCGCATCTCTACTTCTGCACTCCTTGCAGGCCTATTGCCAGTTTTTGGATAGCTGGTGGTCAACGGGCGACTTTACAGACAGTTGCGAAGAGTTTCCCTTCCAAAAGATGTTGATAAACGAAAGAACAGAGTATGTTTTGAGAGATTCATTGATCCAAACAGAAGAACTCCTAAAATGGGAATTATTTCATATTATTCAGAGGCATGTCCTCGACTCCAGTGAGGCAGTGGCCGTTCTCTACGATGCCCGAACCTTAAGTGACTTCAACTCCCTGCATGGCATCGTGCAAGAGCAACCTTTACACAATTCACTAATAGATGGGGTATTAAAGGAACTGGTGCCATATAAGATTAAAGCAATAGAGGACAGTAGCTATGTTCCAGATATCCTACAGCAGTTGCAGTGCACTGATCATGATGCAATTCGCCGGTTGTTTTACTCCTTTCACATGGAAACTCGACCAGATCCGCGAAAGTCAATCAATCATTCAATTGAGGAGTTGCTAAGAAACTTCCTAGCCTGCGCTGACTACACTCCCGTATCAGAAATTATTACCCAGGAACTGAAAAGGTTACTGCATCGAAGGACTCTATTGGCCAACTCCTATATCTCTGGCCTGGTGCAAGAGTTTCAAGTGAACAAAGTAGTAAAGCACCTACGATCGGTGTTTCTACTCTGGAACTATGAGCACTTTCGAAGTGAGTTTGAGTTGCTCTTTGAGTTCCTCAGCAGGAATCAGTTAATGGAGGCCACTACTAAACTGAAGCAAATCGTCGTATCCCAGGGTTCCAGTCTGGGTCATATGTTTAAGGTTCACCTGACCGAAGCCCATCCTGAATTTATCCGCCTCGAGGTCAGGAGAGATGTCCTACTGAAGCGTGTGATCAGCCAGCAGCAAATTGAGACTATGAATTCCTGCTTTCGACTTATTTTAGATGTGAACTTCTCGCTCTATCGGTTACATCATTTGCCCCCCTTCGATTACTCCAAGCACGAGCGATTGTTTAAAGCCCTGAGATCAATCCAGATCTCCCTTATCTCCGCCCTCGAGGAGCAGCTATCGCATCCTTGTAAGCTCCTTCGGTTAATGCAGGACCTTGATTCCTATAACGCTGAACTGGATGAATCCACTTCCTTGAGTGAACTTACACGTAATCAGGAACTATTTGTGTTGCACGTGGAAAAGTATTTGCGGGAGGAGCAATTCGCTTGCAACTTGCCCGAGATCCTTAAGTTGAGCAGAGTTTTCTGCCATCGATGGGAAAAAACCCGAGTCCTTATAGACGAATATCGCAGCCTGAAGGCCACTAATGCATTCGAAGGGAAGTACGAGTTGTTGAGGTTGAACTACCTGCTGGGAACACTCAGGAAGTGCAAGGCGATTGGCTGTTTGTTAggccatttttaa